One Xenopus tropicalis strain Nigerian chromosome 8, UCB_Xtro_10.0, whole genome shotgun sequence genomic window carries:
- the plekhg3 gene encoding pleckstrin homology domain-containing family G member 3 isoform X3, with amino-acid sequence MSTAPGLQTLWLSKVGSEGEEPQTLHSKETSTDGDLLTSESLRRHSKDDRQLLFLEETSHQGNDESPRLSAASSSSNEKLSISASICSDSDRPLSLFSTESTGSLREGCDSYEDNSDVPLGNGTVVHNMELVATAAESLQATYREMQNGLRNNHTPNNNSANRRSHQASRSLSPFGNKVNAITHKLSYVERVVLEINDTERMYVQDLRSIVEDYLGAIIDRQEELPITPEQVCALFGNIEDIYELNSELLQDLDNCRNDPVAVASCFVEKSQDFDIYTQYCTNYPNSVATLTECMRNKTLAKFFREKQEMLNQSLPLGSYLLKPVQRILKYHLLLQEIAKHLDVKVEGYEVLEEAIETMTGVAWYINDMKRKHEHAVRQQEIQSLLLNWKGIDLTAYGELVLEGTFRLQRARSERTFFLFDKALFITKRRGDHYVYKTHIPCSSLMLIESARDSLCFSVTHYKNSKQQHNVQAKTVEEKHVWTHHIKKLILENHHAIIPQKAKEAILEMDNMYKGRYKYSPERQKKTMSAIEPSMTHRSGRRQSEPSKDILKQLNDKAGLKHAGSDGDLQEFGDIPQPCIGSLGTSLEQPEAEGDKERPVSTQLSRSSVAELSASDEDEEEIQLGDDDNDDDDEQTKDPVEEEAPKGCKRQNSQSSGNAEKRRSVEVTSGHQESVYKMDKENSEPEEIYKAVVVSSSEDEQAVLLEITDDTEPAKDDSAAHPEVLEPVENEEAESTEDSKTFSSEEEEEETPTHESTSILPPSVLDQASVIAERFISSMSRRSSMALDDGKVIGYITPRLTSRCSSLINLESTDTIIYQNGSSDFQDFSEVCGDTGVDILDTTFSKVNSASMENVFEERERPTCKRRDSILSMQDRQLIDKIRTYYDDAENRDASFSIKRRESLNYIPTGLVRNSVFKINSLPRFDTTQSSLSRQRMSSSSSNTSGVNSRHASLTDTRSNARESEQLETQTELLLETATNGTSDHSAPITDEEFRTPDEMIKVWDEFEKVNAWKEASDILEAKKDVKPDSVGESTAHCALENGLESHEPLLILEDSDLSTITEESPLPTPESTSPKQFGCVPNNTSFSEYKTPVKLHSKIMQMASCMDEDMSEKMKNKVYQLARQYSQRIKCNKPVSQRQLKEIEEDFRRNSLPAVQEEKLDKKEKRKPILSLPTYDSVILQEHGPTTPTSALSRDTAPKHLSFSPSCDSPRALSPERADCRSPLSPVKAERFHWPDVRELRSRYTSAASSSKAPPVNRSQSVPERITVPNLRGHSDTQSKGCLIHSHSMNVKHTENVNGSAEDSAQNNKAQVETEPPLPVSPSLKGKTDSLLGSAKPGYYISAEAPLENNKKVIVMEKIPAATDSNGSHDVESDDTYVQIRSPTSREKISLKAVIERCKAYQESEEYRSREVASKDGETTECTESVPHEEPNLERHVAPSCDVNQQNRVKNLREKFQTKHNSSSLKQSEVH; translated from the exons AATCCCCACGGCTGTCTGCCGCATCCTCAAGCAGCAATGAAAAGCTCTCCATCTCAGCTTCAATCTGCAGTGATTCTGATAGGCCCTTGAGTCTCTTCTCAACAGAGTCCACAGGCTCTTTACGTGAAGGCTGTGATTCCTATGAAGATAACAGCGACGTACCGCTGGGAAACGGAACAGTGGTTCACAACATGGAACTGGTGGCCACTGCAGCAGAGAGCCTGCAGGCCACCTACAGGGAGATGCAGAACGGTCTGAGGAACAACCACACACCTAACAATAATTCTGCCAATCGACGCAGCCACCAGGCGTCTAGGTCCCTTTCTCCATTTGGTAACAAGGTCAATGCCATTACTCACAAACTCAGCTATGTGGAACGGGTGGTTCTGGAGATCAATGACACAGAAAGAATGTATGTCCAGGATCTGCGCAGCATTGTGGAG GATTACCTGGGAGCAATCATAGACAGACAGGAAGAGCTGCCTATAACCCCAGAGCAAGTCTGTGCTCTCTTTGGAAACATTGAGGACATTTATGAACTGAACAG TGAGCTGCTCCAGGACCTGGATAATTGCAGGAATGACCCCGTGGCCGTGGCCAGCTGCTTTGTCGAAAAG AGTCAGGACTTTGACATCTACACCCAGTACTGCACCAACTATCCCAA CTCCGTGGCCACCTTGACGGAGTGCATGAGGAATAAAACCCTGGCCAAGTTCTTTCGAGAGAAGCAGGAGATGCTGAACCAATCCCTTCCACTCGGCTCCTACCTCCTAaagccagtgcagagaatacTGAAGTATCACCTCCTATTGCAG GAAATAGCAAAACATCTTGATGTGAAGGTGGAAGGGTATGAGGTGCTGGAGGAGGCTATTGAAACCATGACGGGAGTAGCCTGGTACATTAACGACATGAAAAGAAAGCACGAACATGCTGTGCGGCAGCAG GAGATCCAGTCTTTGCTGTTGAACTGGAAAGGTATAGATCTCACTGCATATGGAGAACTTGTGCTGGAGGGAACATTTCGGCTCCAGCGAGCACGGAGTGAGAGGACATTTTTCCTTTTCGATAAGGCCCTGTTTATCACCAAGAGACGTGGGGATCACTATGTCTACAAAACTCATATCCCG TGTTCAAGCTTGATGCTGATTGAGAGTGCCCGTGACTCCCTCTGCTTTAGTGTGACCCATTACAAGAACAGCAAACAGCAGCATAATGTGCAG GCCAAAACAGTTGAAGAGAAACATGTGTGGACCCATCATATAAAGAAACTCATACTAGAGAACCACCATGCAATCATTCCCCAAAAG GCGAAGGAGGCAATACTGGAAATGGATAACATGT ATAAAGGAAGGTACAAATACAGCCCAGAGAGGCAAAAGAAGACCATGTCTGCCATTGAGCCCTCCATGACACACCGGTCAGGACGCAGACAGTCTG aGCCCTCCAAAGACATACTAAAGCAGCTGAATGACAAAG CAGGATTAAAG CATGCAGGCAGTGATGGAGATCTTCAGGAATTTGGGGACATTCCACAGCCTTGTATTGGCAGCTTGGGCACCAGCCTTGAGCAGCCAGAGGCTGAGGGAGACAAGGAGCGTCCTGTCAGCACACAGCTGAGTAGAAGCTCAGTGGCAGAGCTCAGTGCCTCTGATGAGGATGAGGAGGAGATACAGTTGGgagatgatgataatgatgatgatgatgagcaG ACTAAAGATCCGGTGGAGGAAGAGGCACCAAAGGGCTGCAAGAGACAAAACAGCCAGTCATCTGGGAATGCAGAGAAGAGGAGGAGTGTGGAGGTCACATCTGGGCACCAGGAG TCTGTATATAAAATGGATAAGGAGAATTCAGAGCCAGAAGAGATCTACAAGGCTGTGGTCGTCAGCTCTTCTGAGGATGAACAAGCTGTTCTGTTGGAAATCACAGATGACACAGAGCCAGCAAAAGATGATAGTGCAGCTCACCCAGAAGTCCTTGAGCCTGTGGAGAATGAAGAAGCTGAAAGTACAGAAGACTCAAAGACTTTCAGCAGCgaagaagaggaagaggagaCACCAACCCATGAATCAACAAGTATCCTACCTCCTTCTGTTCTGGACCAGGCCAGTGTTATTGCTGAGAGGTTTATAAGCAGCATGTCCAGGAGGAGTAGCATGGCTCTAGATGATGGGAAAGTCATAGGCTACATCACCCCCAGATTAACCAGCCGCTGCAGTAGTTTGATCAATCTGGAATCTACAGATACTATTATTTATCAGAACGGTTCAAGCGACTTCCAGGACTTCTCAGAAGTTTGTGGTGACACTGGAGTAGACATTCTTGACACCACTTTTAGTAAGGTGAACTCTGCCAGTATGGAGAATGTGTTTGAGGAAAGAGAAAGGCCCACATGTAAGAGAAGAGACTCTATTCTATCCATGCAAGATAGACAACTCATTGATAAAATCAGAACTTACTATGACGATGCAGAAAATCGGGATGCATCCTTTAGCATTAAGCGCAGAGAGAGCTTGAACTATATTCCCACTGGACTTGTTAGAAACTCTGTATTTAAGATTAACAGCCTGCCCAGATTTGATACTACCCAGAGTTCTCTATCGAGGCAGAGAATGTCCAGTTCATCTAGTAATACCAGCGGTGTGAACAGTAGACATGCTTCCTTGACAGATACAAGGTCTAATGCAAGAGAATCAGAGCAGTTAGAGACGCAAACTGAACTGCTTTTGGAAACAGCCACAAATGGCACTTCTGACCATTCAGCCCCGATTACTGATGAGGAGTTCCGGACACCAGATGAAATGATTAAAGTCTGGGATGAGTTTGAAAAGGTAAATGCTTGGAAAGAGGCCTCAGATATTTTAGAAGCCAAAAAAGATGTCAAACCAGACTCTGTGGGTGAAAGTACAGCACACTGTGCCCTGGAGAATGGCTTGGAATCTCACGAACCACTGCTCATATTGGAAGACAGCGATCTGAGTACTATAACAGAGGAATCGCCTCTTCCTACACCGGAAAGCACATCTCCTAAACAGTTTGGCTGTGTTCCCAAtaacacaagttttagtgagtacAAAACGCCTGTGAAGCTACACTCCAAGATAATGCAAATGGCCAGCTGCATGGATGAAGACATGTCGGAGAAGATGAAGAACAAGGTGTACCAGCTGGCCAGGCAGTACAGTCAGAGGATCAAATGCAACAAGCCAGTGTCCCAAAGGCAGCTAAAGGAGATAGAGGAGGATTTCAGAAGGAACAGCCTGCCTGCTGTGCAAGAGGAAAAACTGGATAAGAAAG AGAAACGCAAGCCAATACTGTCACTCCCCACATACGACAGCGTTATACTCCAGGAGCATGGCCCTACAACCCCAACATCGGCCCTGAGCAGAGACACAGCTCCAAAGCATCTTTCCTTTTCGCCATCCTGTGACAGCCCACGGGCTCTTTCCCCAGAGAGAGCTGACTGCAGGAGCCCTCTGAGTCCAGTCAAGGCAGAGAGATTTCACTGGCCTGACGTCCGAGAACTGAGATCTAGGTACACAAGTGCAGCCAGCTCTAGCAAGGCTCCTCCCGTCaacaggagccagtctgtgccagAAAGAataactgtgcccaatttgaggGGGCATTCTGACACACAAAGTAAGGGTTGCTTGATTCACTCTCACAGCATGAACGTGAAACACACAGAAAATGTCAATGGCAGCGCTGAGGACTCGGCACAGAATAACAAAGCACAGGTAGAAACTGAGCCGCCTTTGCCAGTGTCACCCAGTCTAAAAGGTAAAACTGATTCACTACTTGGCTCTGCAAAGCCTGGCTATTACATCAGTGCAGAGGCTCCTTTGGAAAATAACAAGAAAGTTATCGTTATGGAAAAAATTCCTGCTGCCACAGACTCTAATGGCTCCCATGATGTGGAAAGCGATGACACTTACGTACAAATCCGATCCCCCACAAGCAGAGAGAAGATCTCTCTCAAAGCCGTGATTGAGCGCTGCAAAGCCTACCAGGAGTCCGAGGAGTACCGGTCCAGGGAAGTAGCCTCCAAGGATGGGGAAACCACTGAATGCACTGAATCTGTTCCCCATGAAGAGCCCAATCTGGAGAGGCACGTGGCACCAAGCTGCGATGTCAACCAGCAGAACCGAGTCAAGAACTTGAGAGAAAAGTTTCAGACTAAGCACAACTCAAGTAGTTTGAAACAATCGGAAGTTCACTGA
- the plekhg3 gene encoding pleckstrin homology domain-containing family G member 3 isoform X2 codes for MRAVRSPQFRTGTISVKGELGGVRRRRTPPGCGSRLQRAGGTEYGCGLGSGMRRSGRSESPRLSAASSSSNEKLSISASICSDSDRPLSLFSTESTGSLREGCDSYEDNSDVPLGNGTVVHNMELVATAAESLQATYREMQNGLRNNHTPNNNSANRRSHQASRSLSPFGNKVNAITHKLSYVERVVLEINDTERMYVQDLRSIVEDYLGAIIDRQEELPITPEQVCALFGNIEDIYELNSELLQDLDNCRNDPVAVASCFVEKSQDFDIYTQYCTNYPNSVATLTECMRNKTLAKFFREKQEMLNQSLPLGSYLLKPVQRILKYHLLLQEIAKHLDVKVEGYEVLEEAIETMTGVAWYINDMKRKHEHAVRQQEIQSLLLNWKGIDLTAYGELVLEGTFRLQRARSERTFFLFDKALFITKRRGDHYVYKTHIPCSSLMLIESARDSLCFSVTHYKNSKQQHNVQAKTVEEKHVWTHHIKKLILENHHAIIPQKAKEAILEMDNMYKGRYKYSPERQKKTMSAIEPSMTHRSGRRQSEPSKDILKQLNDKGLKHAGSDGDLQEFGDIPQPCIGSLGTSLEQPEAEGDKERPVSTQLSRSSVAELSASDEDEEEIQLGDDDNDDDDEQTKDPVEEEAPKGCKRQNSQSSGNAEKRRSVEVTSGHQESVYKMDKENSEPEEIYKAVVVSSSEDEQAVLLEITDDTEPAKDDSAAHPEVLEPVENEEAESTEDSKTFSSEEEEEETPTHESTSILPPSVLDQASVIAERFISSMSRRSSMALDDGKVIGYITPRLTSRCSSLINLESTDTIIYQNGSSDFQDFSEVCGDTGVDILDTTFSKVNSASMENVFEERERPTCKRRDSILSMQDRQLIDKIRTYYDDAENRDASFSIKRRESLNYIPTGLVRNSVFKINSLPRFDTTQSSLSRQRMSSSSSNTSGVNSRHASLTDTRSNARESEQLETQTELLLETATNGTSDHSAPITDEEFRTPDEMIKVWDEFEKVNAWKEASDILEAKKDVKPDSVGESTAHCALENGLESHEPLLILEDSDLSTITEESPLPTPESTSPKQFGCVPNNTSFSEYKTPVKLHSKIMQMASCMDEDMSEKMKNKVYQLARQYSQRIKCNKPVSQRQLKEIEEDFRRNSLPAVQEEKLDKKEKRKPILSLPTYDSVILQEHGPTTPTSALSRDTAPKHLSFSPSCDSPRALSPERADCRSPLSPVKAERFHWPDVRELRSRYTSAASSSKAPPVNRSQSVPERITVPNLRGHSDTQSKGCLIHSHSMNVKHTENVNGSAEDSAQNNKAQVETEPPLPVSPSLKGKTDSLLGSAKPGYYISAEAPLENNKKVIVMEKIPAATDSNGSHDVESDDTYVQIRSPTSREKISLKAVIERCKAYQESEEYRSREVASKDGETTECTESVPHEEPNLERHVAPSCDVNQQNRVKNLREKFQTKHNSSSLKQSEVH; via the exons AATCCCCACGGCTGTCTGCCGCATCCTCAAGCAGCAATGAAAAGCTCTCCATCTCAGCTTCAATCTGCAGTGATTCTGATAGGCCCTTGAGTCTCTTCTCAACAGAGTCCACAGGCTCTTTACGTGAAGGCTGTGATTCCTATGAAGATAACAGCGACGTACCGCTGGGAAACGGAACAGTGGTTCACAACATGGAACTGGTGGCCACTGCAGCAGAGAGCCTGCAGGCCACCTACAGGGAGATGCAGAACGGTCTGAGGAACAACCACACACCTAACAATAATTCTGCCAATCGACGCAGCCACCAGGCGTCTAGGTCCCTTTCTCCATTTGGTAACAAGGTCAATGCCATTACTCACAAACTCAGCTATGTGGAACGGGTGGTTCTGGAGATCAATGACACAGAAAGAATGTATGTCCAGGATCTGCGCAGCATTGTGGAG GATTACCTGGGAGCAATCATAGACAGACAGGAAGAGCTGCCTATAACCCCAGAGCAAGTCTGTGCTCTCTTTGGAAACATTGAGGACATTTATGAACTGAACAG TGAGCTGCTCCAGGACCTGGATAATTGCAGGAATGACCCCGTGGCCGTGGCCAGCTGCTTTGTCGAAAAG AGTCAGGACTTTGACATCTACACCCAGTACTGCACCAACTATCCCAA CTCCGTGGCCACCTTGACGGAGTGCATGAGGAATAAAACCCTGGCCAAGTTCTTTCGAGAGAAGCAGGAGATGCTGAACCAATCCCTTCCACTCGGCTCCTACCTCCTAaagccagtgcagagaatacTGAAGTATCACCTCCTATTGCAG GAAATAGCAAAACATCTTGATGTGAAGGTGGAAGGGTATGAGGTGCTGGAGGAGGCTATTGAAACCATGACGGGAGTAGCCTGGTACATTAACGACATGAAAAGAAAGCACGAACATGCTGTGCGGCAGCAG GAGATCCAGTCTTTGCTGTTGAACTGGAAAGGTATAGATCTCACTGCATATGGAGAACTTGTGCTGGAGGGAACATTTCGGCTCCAGCGAGCACGGAGTGAGAGGACATTTTTCCTTTTCGATAAGGCCCTGTTTATCACCAAGAGACGTGGGGATCACTATGTCTACAAAACTCATATCCCG TGTTCAAGCTTGATGCTGATTGAGAGTGCCCGTGACTCCCTCTGCTTTAGTGTGACCCATTACAAGAACAGCAAACAGCAGCATAATGTGCAG GCCAAAACAGTTGAAGAGAAACATGTGTGGACCCATCATATAAAGAAACTCATACTAGAGAACCACCATGCAATCATTCCCCAAAAG GCGAAGGAGGCAATACTGGAAATGGATAACATGT ATAAAGGAAGGTACAAATACAGCCCAGAGAGGCAAAAGAAGACCATGTCTGCCATTGAGCCCTCCATGACACACCGGTCAGGACGCAGACAGTCTG aGCCCTCCAAAGACATACTAAAGCAGCTGAATGACAAAG GATTAAAG CATGCAGGCAGTGATGGAGATCTTCAGGAATTTGGGGACATTCCACAGCCTTGTATTGGCAGCTTGGGCACCAGCCTTGAGCAGCCAGAGGCTGAGGGAGACAAGGAGCGTCCTGTCAGCACACAGCTGAGTAGAAGCTCAGTGGCAGAGCTCAGTGCCTCTGATGAGGATGAGGAGGAGATACAGTTGGgagatgatgataatgatgatgatgatgagcaG ACTAAAGATCCGGTGGAGGAAGAGGCACCAAAGGGCTGCAAGAGACAAAACAGCCAGTCATCTGGGAATGCAGAGAAGAGGAGGAGTGTGGAGGTCACATCTGGGCACCAGGAG TCTGTATATAAAATGGATAAGGAGAATTCAGAGCCAGAAGAGATCTACAAGGCTGTGGTCGTCAGCTCTTCTGAGGATGAACAAGCTGTTCTGTTGGAAATCACAGATGACACAGAGCCAGCAAAAGATGATAGTGCAGCTCACCCAGAAGTCCTTGAGCCTGTGGAGAATGAAGAAGCTGAAAGTACAGAAGACTCAAAGACTTTCAGCAGCgaagaagaggaagaggagaCACCAACCCATGAATCAACAAGTATCCTACCTCCTTCTGTTCTGGACCAGGCCAGTGTTATTGCTGAGAGGTTTATAAGCAGCATGTCCAGGAGGAGTAGCATGGCTCTAGATGATGGGAAAGTCATAGGCTACATCACCCCCAGATTAACCAGCCGCTGCAGTAGTTTGATCAATCTGGAATCTACAGATACTATTATTTATCAGAACGGTTCAAGCGACTTCCAGGACTTCTCAGAAGTTTGTGGTGACACTGGAGTAGACATTCTTGACACCACTTTTAGTAAGGTGAACTCTGCCAGTATGGAGAATGTGTTTGAGGAAAGAGAAAGGCCCACATGTAAGAGAAGAGACTCTATTCTATCCATGCAAGATAGACAACTCATTGATAAAATCAGAACTTACTATGACGATGCAGAAAATCGGGATGCATCCTTTAGCATTAAGCGCAGAGAGAGCTTGAACTATATTCCCACTGGACTTGTTAGAAACTCTGTATTTAAGATTAACAGCCTGCCCAGATTTGATACTACCCAGAGTTCTCTATCGAGGCAGAGAATGTCCAGTTCATCTAGTAATACCAGCGGTGTGAACAGTAGACATGCTTCCTTGACAGATACAAGGTCTAATGCAAGAGAATCAGAGCAGTTAGAGACGCAAACTGAACTGCTTTTGGAAACAGCCACAAATGGCACTTCTGACCATTCAGCCCCGATTACTGATGAGGAGTTCCGGACACCAGATGAAATGATTAAAGTCTGGGATGAGTTTGAAAAGGTAAATGCTTGGAAAGAGGCCTCAGATATTTTAGAAGCCAAAAAAGATGTCAAACCAGACTCTGTGGGTGAAAGTACAGCACACTGTGCCCTGGAGAATGGCTTGGAATCTCACGAACCACTGCTCATATTGGAAGACAGCGATCTGAGTACTATAACAGAGGAATCGCCTCTTCCTACACCGGAAAGCACATCTCCTAAACAGTTTGGCTGTGTTCCCAAtaacacaagttttagtgagtacAAAACGCCTGTGAAGCTACACTCCAAGATAATGCAAATGGCCAGCTGCATGGATGAAGACATGTCGGAGAAGATGAAGAACAAGGTGTACCAGCTGGCCAGGCAGTACAGTCAGAGGATCAAATGCAACAAGCCAGTGTCCCAAAGGCAGCTAAAGGAGATAGAGGAGGATTTCAGAAGGAACAGCCTGCCTGCTGTGCAAGAGGAAAAACTGGATAAGAAAG AGAAACGCAAGCCAATACTGTCACTCCCCACATACGACAGCGTTATACTCCAGGAGCATGGCCCTACAACCCCAACATCGGCCCTGAGCAGAGACACAGCTCCAAAGCATCTTTCCTTTTCGCCATCCTGTGACAGCCCACGGGCTCTTTCCCCAGAGAGAGCTGACTGCAGGAGCCCTCTGAGTCCAGTCAAGGCAGAGAGATTTCACTGGCCTGACGTCCGAGAACTGAGATCTAGGTACACAAGTGCAGCCAGCTCTAGCAAGGCTCCTCCCGTCaacaggagccagtctgtgccagAAAGAataactgtgcccaatttgaggGGGCATTCTGACACACAAAGTAAGGGTTGCTTGATTCACTCTCACAGCATGAACGTGAAACACACAGAAAATGTCAATGGCAGCGCTGAGGACTCGGCACAGAATAACAAAGCACAGGTAGAAACTGAGCCGCCTTTGCCAGTGTCACCCAGTCTAAAAGGTAAAACTGATTCACTACTTGGCTCTGCAAAGCCTGGCTATTACATCAGTGCAGAGGCTCCTTTGGAAAATAACAAGAAAGTTATCGTTATGGAAAAAATTCCTGCTGCCACAGACTCTAATGGCTCCCATGATGTGGAAAGCGATGACACTTACGTACAAATCCGATCCCCCACAAGCAGAGAGAAGATCTCTCTCAAAGCCGTGATTGAGCGCTGCAAAGCCTACCAGGAGTCCGAGGAGTACCGGTCCAGGGAAGTAGCCTCCAAGGATGGGGAAACCACTGAATGCACTGAATCTGTTCCCCATGAAGAGCCCAATCTGGAGAGGCACGTGGCACCAAGCTGCGATGTCAACCAGCAGAACCGAGTCAAGAACTTGAGAGAAAAGTTTCAGACTAAGCACAACTCAAGTAGTTTGAAACAATCGGAAGTTCACTGA